The Klebsiella quasivariicola region TCGTTTCCCAGCTCGGCAAGCTCGGCGGAAAATTGTTCATCCAGAGACTGAATAAACGGATTGGTATGGGCGCCGGCCATGGCGAAAAACACTCGCGTAACCCGCGCCAGCAATTGCCCGCTCTGCTCCAATGCCTCAAGCGTATTGGCAAAATTTGCCGGCTGTGGATTGTCGATAATAGCGCGGATCTCGGCGCGCTGCTGGCGGACGCCCTCATCAAATGCCGGACGATAGTGACTGTCCTGGATCAGATCAAACGGCGGCGCCTGGTAAGGCAATAAACTGACGCTCAGAAAGGGGTTACGCTCAGACATCTTTTTCTCCTGCACAGGCTAATTCTGTAAGATTAGGCTTCTCCTTAAGGGGTCGCAATGATTTCCGTTACCGGTCGCCGTCTGCGCGTGCTATGGTATGAAAACACAAAAAGCGTTGAGGAACAGTAAGATGATTATCATGGTCACCGGCGCCACCGCCGGTTTTGGTGAAAGTATTACTCGCCGTTTTATCGCTAACGGTCATAAAGTGATTGCTACCGGACGTCGCGAAGAGCGCCTGAAGACGCTGAAAGACGAACTGGGCGATAACCTTTATATTGCGCAACTGGACGTCCGCAACCGCGCCGCCATCGAGACGCTGATCGCTAACCTGCCCGCCGAATGGCAGGCGATTGACGTGCTGGTAAACAACGCCGGCCTGGCGCTCGGTCTGGAGCCAGCGCATCGCGCCAGCGTAGAAGACTGGGAAGATATGATCGACACAAATAATAAAGGGCTGGTGTATATGACCCGCGCCGTCCTGCCGGGAATGGTGGAACGCAATCGCGGGCATATCATCAATATCGGCTCCACGGCGGGCAGCTGGCCTTACGCTGGCGGCAACGTCTATGGCGCGACCAAAGCCTTCGTCCGCCAGTTCAGTCTCAATCTGCGCACCGACCTGCACGGCACCGCGGTTCGCGTCACCGACATCGAGCCAGGTCTGGTCGGTGGCACC contains the following coding sequences:
- the ydfG gene encoding bifunctional NADP-dependent 3-hydroxy acid dehydrogenase/3-hydroxypropionate dehydrogenase YdfG, giving the protein MIIMVTGATAGFGESITRRFIANGHKVIATGRREERLKTLKDELGDNLYIAQLDVRNRAAIETLIANLPAEWQAIDVLVNNAGLALGLEPAHRASVEDWEDMIDTNNKGLVYMTRAVLPGMVERNRGHIINIGSTAGSWPYAGGNVYGATKAFVRQFSLNLRTDLHGTAVRVTDIEPGLVGGTEFSNVRFKGDDAKAGKTYENTEALTPEDVTEAVWWVATLPKHVNINTLEMMPVSQSFAGLSVHRQG